TAACCGCGCGAGACTGACGTTCCAGCCGTGTCAGAGAACCCTATTGGAACGGTGGCGGACCGGGACCGACTCGTCGAACTCCGCGCCGAGGAGACGGCCGACGGGCGGGCGTTCTTCGTCGACGTGACGGACCCCGCGCTCAACGCCGACGCGACGACCGTCGACGCCGCTCGTCGGGTCCACCGACGGCAGGCCGAACGATTGCTTCGGGCGGGTGAAGTCGAGGCGGTCGGGGAAACTGGGGAGGCCGAGGCAGTCGACGAGACCGGCGACGAAGCGCTCGAACCGTCGTCCTCCGGCGAGAAATCGACTGAAAATCAGCTACTCGCGCCGCGACGGCGGAATGTCAGGCTCGAAGCCGACGGCGTCGACGGCCATGTCGAGCACGTTGTCGACGCCGTCGTTCTCCGTGATACTCATGTACGCGTCGGCCTCGACGTCCGTCGAGCGGTCGCTCTTGTTACAGATGGTGAGCACGGGTACGTCGAAGCGACGCTGCATCTCGTCGCGGAGTTCGAGTTGCGCGTCGAGCGGGTAGCCGCAGTCGCCGCTGGCGTCGACGACGAACAGCACGGCGTCGGCGAGATGTTCGAGCGCGCTTACCGCCTGCCGCTCGATGTCGTTGCGCTCGGCTTCGGGCCGGTCCAACAGGCCCGGCGTGTCGATGATCTGGTAGCGGATGCGATTGCGCTCGAAGTGACCGAGTTGGACGGCTTTCGTCGTGAACGGGTAGGAGGCGATCTCGTTGCTCGCGCGGGTGACCGCGTTGACGAACGACGACTTACCGACGTTCGGGTAGCCCGCGACGACGATAGCCGGTTCGTCCGGGCGCACGTCGGGGAGATTCTTCAGTGCGTCGCGCGCCTCGCTGACGCGGAGTAGGTCGTCTTCGACCTGTTCGATTATGTCGGCCATCCGCGCGAACGCCTGCTTGCGGTGCTTTCGCGCCGTGTCGGTGTCGCTACGGCGGAGCTTCGAGACGTACTCGCGGTGCAGTTCCTTGATCTGCCGACCGGCCCACGTGAGGTTCGCGAGGCTCTGGCGGAGCGTGTCGACGCCGCCGTCGCCTTCGAGTTCGTCGCTCTCGGCGGCGAACGTCCCCTGTCGGCGGAGCACGGCGTCGGCGAGTTCGTAGTAGAACGGGTCGACCGTCTCGAAGTCCGGCCACGCCGTTACGACGTTCTGGACGTTGTCCGAGAGGATGTTCGCCGCCGTCTGGAGCATCGACTCCTGCGCCTCTAATCCCGTCTTGGCCCGTCCCGCCCGCGCCGCTCGCGAGAACGCCTTGTCGATGAGCTCCTCCGACCGGGGCGTCGTCGGAAGATTCTCGAAAATCATGCTGGCACCTTGACGACGGGCGTACTAAAGGGCGTCCGTTTGTGCGGCCCGTGCGTCGTCGTTTCACGCGAGCGCCCTGACGCACCACGCGGAGACGGCGCTCGGACGGCAGCCCCGCTTCGACACGACGCTTTTGGCCGTGGACGGCGTACCATCGGCTATGACTGACTGGCGCGCAGTCGGTGTCGGCTTCGTCGTCCTCCTCGTCGTCGGCGCCGTCGGCCTCTCGATACCGATAGTCGGACAGGTCGGCGCAGGGCTCATCGGCGGCTTCGCAGCGGGCTACCTCGCGGGCGGCACGCTCGGCCGCGGCGCGTGGCATGGCCTCGTCGCGGGGTCGATTTCGGGCATCGTCCTGACCGTCTTCGTCGCACTGCTCGGCGGCCTTCTCGGCTTCGCCGGTGGCCCGCTCGGGGGCCTCGTCGCCGGCGGCGGCATCCTCGTCGTCGGCGCGATGATAACGCTCCTGTTCGCCGTCGACAGCGCGCTCGCCGGTGCGGTCGGCGCGTGGGCGAAGAACTAAGAGCCGATAGCTCCGTCTCACCGATTTTCGGAGTGTCCGCAGAATCGTCAGACGAGTTCAATATTCTGCAAAGCGTCTCTTCTCCTGCTATGGCAGAGTTGAACTGGCGCGCAATCGCCATCGGATTCGTCGTGACGTTGGTACTTGGGCTACTCAGCGGGAACGCGATTCCGCTGACCGACCTCACGCTCCCCGTCATCGGCTGGGGACTGACGGGCGTCGTCGGCGGACTCGCGGCCGGCTACGTCGCGGGGCACGGAATGGGTAACGGAGCCGTCAACGGTATCGTCGCGACCACCATCGGCGCGGTACTCGTGTACGCGGTGTTGGCGCTACTGGGGACGGTGCTCCTCGGCTTCGTCGGACTCTCGTTCGCCCTCGTCGGCCTCCTGTTCCTCGGCCTCTACGCCGTGCCCGGCGCGGTCGGTGGGGCAGTCGGCGCGATGCTGAAGCGCCCGTCGCCCGCAGAACAGGGCCAACCAGCCAGTCGTTGACAACCGCAGAGACGACTTTCCTATCCTTTTTCGAGTTTTACCGTTCTCCTCGTTTTCGGTGGCCGCTTACTCCCGGTCGAGGTACTCGCCCTGTACCTCGACGACTTCGGTCGAATCCGCACAGTCGGCGTAGCGTCGCAGCGGTTCCTCGTTCAGTTCCAGAAACGTGTGCCCCCACGTGAACTTCGAGAGAATCTCCTCGGCGTAGTCGTCGTAGCCGAAGATACAGAGCGCCGCCGCCAGCGCTTCGACCGTCGTGAGTTCCATCGGCCGGCCGAAGTTCACGGGGTTGCCCGCGACGAGAAACGGCAGCGCGCGGTGGATGCCGCCGAGCGTAAACATCGCCCGTTCGGCGGACTCCCACGAGCAGTCGAGCGCGACGAGACCCCGGTCGGCCGCCCGCGGTTCGTCCGCCGGCGAGAGCGCCTGGTCGGCGTGCGGGTTGAGTACCACGCCGCGGGGTGCGGCCCGGTCGGTACGGTGTAACTCCGCGAGGTCGAATCGGGCGAGTTTCCTTGCCGTGCATTTGGTCGGGTCGTCGTCGCCCTCGTACCGGACGTGAAGCTCCACACCGGAGATGGACGACCGTAGAAGAAAAACGCCTCGTTCGCCGGCCGAGCGACACGACGTTCGTCGTCCCGTGACGAGAGTTTATGAGCGATGACGGAACCACCTCGCCTCGTGACCTGACGACTCGACGCGCGCCGGTCGAGGCGGGAGCGCGAGCACCCGGCGCGCGATACCGGTCGTTCCGACACCCGACGAGGCTCGCCTGCTCGCCAAAACCATCATACGGCACCACCACGGAGTGAGAGTACATGGACCACGTCGCCGCCGTCCGGGCGTACTACTCGGCGCTCGACGAGCACGACTACTCAGCGCTCTCTGACCTCCTCGCTCCCACGTTCGTCCACGACCGCCCCGACAGAACGCTCGACGGCCGCGAGGCGTTCGTCTCGTTCATGCGCGACGACCGGCCGAACAAGCGGACGAGCCACGAACTCGACGAACTGTACGAGAACGACGATGGCTCGGAACTCGTCGTCCGCGGCCGCCTCCTCGACGCCGACGGCGAGCGACTGTTCCACTTCGTCGACGTCCACCGGTTCGAAGACGGTGTCGTCGTCGAACTTCGGACGTTCGCGAGAAGAGAGTAAGGCGTTCGGTCGTCACTACGTCTCCGATTCGAGACGCTGTCGGCGCGTCTCGTACTCCTCGTCGGTCAGTTCGCCACAGGCGTAGGCGAATCTGAGCTCTTCGAGTGTTCGGTCGTCGTGACTGTCGTCGTCGAACGCGCGGAACAGCAGATACCCGCCGCCCAGTACGGCGAGAAGCGGGACGAGCATCCAGACGAACATGAAGGCGAAGGTCCCCCAGTCGCCGCCCCACGCGTCACCGACCATGTGACCGCCCATCCACGGTCCCATCGTCGGTCCGCCGACTAACACCATGGTCAGTAGCGGCAGTACGACCAGCATCGCTAGCGCGACGAGTCCGATTCGCACGACTCTGGTAGCTTTCTCGGTCATGAGAGAGTGTAGACGTTGGAGGATGAACACGACATCGACGATTCCCAGAAACGTGGAATCGTTCGGGGACGACGTTCAGTCCTTCTTCCCCGCACCGACGGCGCTCTCGCCGACCGGTTCGTGGCCCTCGATGACCTCGCGGCCGCCCATGTACGGGCGGAGCGCCTCGGGTACCGTGACGGTGCCGTCGTCGTTCTGGTAGTACTCCAGCAGCGCGACCATAATTCGGCCGACGGCCGTCCCCGAGGCGTTGAGCGTGTGGAGGTACTCCGCCGACTCGTGGCGCTCGGGGCGGTAGCGCAATCCGGCGCGGCGCGCTTGGAACTCCTCGAAGTTCGACGCCGACGACACCTCGAGCCAGCGGCCGCCGCGCTCGGGTCCGTCGTCGCTCTCGGTGCCGGGCGCCCAGACTTCGATGTCGTACGTCTTCGCCGAGGCGAACGTGAGGTCACCGGTGCAGAGCGTCAGCACCCGGTACGGGAGACCGAGTCGCTTCAGCACTTCCTCGGCCTCCTCGACCAGCGCTTCGAGACGGTCGTAGCTCTCGTCGGGTTCGACGAAGTTGACCAGTTCGACCTTGTTGAACTGATGGACGCGGACGATTCCTCGGGTCTCGGTACCGTGCTCGCCCGCCTCGCGCCGGAAGTTCGGCGTGTACGCCTGATGTTTCATCGGGAGGTCCTCCTTCAGCAGAATCTCGTCGGCGTACATGTTCGTCACCGGTACTTCTGCAGTTGGACAGAGCCACAGGTCGTCGTCGTCGTAGTTCTCGGTTTCGCTTCCGCCGATGCGGTAGGCGTCCTCGGCGAATTTGGGGAGCTGCCCCGTGCCGACCATCGACGTGCTCTTGACCGGAATCGGCGGGAACAGGTCAACGTACCCCTGTTCGCGGTGGACGTCAAGGAAGAACTGGATGAGCGCGTGTTCGAGCATCGCGCCCTCTCCTTTCAGGAAGTAAAACCCCGAACCGGTGGTCTTCGCGGCGCGCTGCTCGTCAATGATGTCGAGTTCCTCGCCGAGTTCGTAGTGCGGCGTCACCTCGTCGGGCAACTCACGCAGGTCGTCGAAGCCCCAGCGCCGGTCCTCAACGTTGTCGCTCTCGTCGTCGCCGACGGGCACGTCCTCGTGCGGAACGTTCGGCAGTTCGAGCAGCGCCTCCTGCAGTTCGGTTTCGAGTTCGTCGGCGCGCTGCTCGACCGCCTGAAGCTCCTCTTTGAGTTCCTGCGAGCGGGCGATGGCCTCGTCGGCCTCGTCGTCTTTGCCCTCAGCTTTCAGTTGGCCGATTTTACTTGACACCTGATTCCGATTGTGCCGCAGGTCGTCGCCCTCGCTCTTGAGCGAGCGCCACTCCTCGTCGACGGCCAGAATTCGGTCGAGGTCCACGTCGTCCATCCCTCGCTGGTCGAGCGCGGCCCGAACCTCCTCGGCGTGTTCCCGGAGGTACTGTCTGCTGAGCATTTGTGCGAGATTCAGGCGGCCCGGGCAAAACCGTGTCGCATCCGTGTGCCGTCGTCTCATCGTGCTAGCTCTCTCCGTTTCGTCTCGCTTTCGTTCGCTTCGTCGCTCTTTCTGTCTCTCTTCGCCCTCTTCCGCCGTCCGAACGTTTTTGCTCGCCGCGGACGCCAACGGTGCATGGCAATCGCCGACGTCGCTCCAGTTCCCGGCACCGAGGACACCTACTACGTCGACACCGGCATGTACGCCACCGAGGCGTACGGGTCGGTCTTCCTCGTCGACGCCGACAGACCCGTGATTATCGACACCGGCATCGGCACCCACTACGAGTACATCCTCGACGCGATAGACGATGTGGGGATCGACCCCGAGGCGGTGGCGTACATCCTTCCGACGCACGTCCACCTCGACCACGCGGGCGGCGCGGGCTTTCTCGCCGAGGCGTGCCCGAACGCGACAGTACTCTGCCACGACATCGGCGTCCGCCACCTCATCGACCCCTCCCGACTCGTCGAGGGGACGAAAGCCGCCGTTGAGGACCAGTGGGAGTTCTACGTCGAACCGAAACCCGTCCCCGAGGACCGCATCGACGGACTCGAAGACGGCGACGAGATCGACCTCGGCGACCGGACGCTCGACGTGATTCACGCGCCGGGCCACGCGCCCCATCAGGTGATGTTCCACGACCGCGCGACGGACGCGCTCTACACGGGCGACGCCGCCGGTATCTGGATTCCGAGCGAGAACGCGATACGCCAGACGTCGCCGCCGTCGCAGTTCGATCTCGAACGGTGTCTCGAAGATGTCAACACCATCGTCGAGCGCGACCCCGAGACGCTCTGCTTCGGTCACTTCGGTTCCCGCGAGTTCAGCGAGGAGCTGATGAGCGAGTACAAGCGCGTGCTCGTCGAGTGGGTCGAAGCGGTCCGACGACGACGAGAGGAACTCGACGGCGACGAGGCGGTCATCGACCACTTCGTCGAACACACCGAGATGGTCGACACGTGGGGCAAGCGCAAAGCGACCGCCGAGGAACGATTGAACGTCCGCGGCGTCTTGGGGTATCTCGACTACCGCGACGGCCAGCGCGAGTAACACCCGCCGTCGACGACTTTCTGCTGCGTCCGATTCAGTTCAATCCCGTACAACGCCCGCCGCGTTTCGGTGTTCGCAAATGTACATTCTTTTAAATGTGGGAAACCGTATCTGTGTGGTATGGAATGGCGGGACGCGGAAGCGACATACGAGAGCGAGGTCGTCGGTCAAACGACGCTCCCCGTGATGTTCGAGGAGAGTGCCGAACGCAACGCCAACCGCATCGCACAGCGGTACAAGGGTGGTCTCTACGACCGGTCGCTCGCCCCCGACGTAGTGTCGGCGGCAGCGGCCGACGAGTACGGACAGGTCAGTTACGCGGAGATGCGCGACATCGTCCGCAACCTCGCCGCCGGCTTTCGCGAACTCGGTCTCGAAACCGGCGACCGGGTCGGCATCCTCTCGCACACCCGGATGGAGTGGGCGCAGACCGACTTCGCCGTGCTCGCCGCCGGCGGCGTCGTCACCACCGTCTACACCTCGTCCTCCGAGCAACAAGTGACGTATCTGCTCGGCGACCCCGACGCCTCGGGCGTCGTCGTCGAGAACGCCGAGTTGCTCCGGAAAGTGCTCGCGGTCGAGGACGAACTCGATCTCGATTTCATCGTCGTCGTCGACGATCTGGCCGACGGCACTGGGATGGGCGGGGCGCTCCGCGATCGCGACGACATCCTCACGCTCGGCGATCTCCACGACCGGGGTGCGGCGGCGTTCGATGAGAGGACGTACGAATCGTGGCTCGACGAGCGCGGTCCCGACGACCTAGCGAGTCTCATCTACACCTCCGGGACGACCGGGCGACCGAAGGGCGTCAGACTCACCCACCGGAACTTCCGCTCGAACGTCAACCAGTGTTACCGGCGCTTCGGTTCCCGCCACGACAAAGGTGACCTCCCGGTCATCGACACGCAGTCGACGACGCTCTCGTTCCTGCCGCTCGCGCACGTGTTCGAGCGCCTCGCCGGTCATTTCCTGATGTTCGCGGCGGGAGCGACCGTCGCCTACGCCGAGAGTCCTGACACGCTCCGCGAGGACTTCCAACTCGTTCGGCCGACCGTCGGTACGAGCGTCCCCCGGGTGTACGAGAAGCTGTACGGCGCGATTCGGACGCAGGCCTCCGAATCGCCCGTCAAAAAACGCATCTTCGAGTGGGCGTCCGGCGTCGGCCGCGAGTACCACACGGCGGAGAGTCCGGGGACGTTCCTGACGGCGAAACACCGTCTCGCCGACAGACTCGTTTTCGAACAGGTCCGCGAGGCGCTCGGCGGGCGAATCGACTTCTTCATCAGCGGCGGCGGCAGCCTCTCGCCGGAGCTCTGCGCGCTGTACCACGGGATGGGACTCCCCATCTTGGAGGGGTACGGACTGACTGAAACGTCGCCCGTCGTCGCCGTCAATCCGCCGGAGAACCCCCAAACCGGCACTATCGGCCCGCCCGTCCACGACGTTGAGGTCCGCGTCGACGACAGCGTCGTCGGCCAGAAGACCCGGGAGTCGGCGGCGGGCGAGGTGGGCGAACTGCTCGTGAAGGGACCGAACGTCACCCAGGGGTACTGGAACCGCCCCGAGGAGACCGAGCAGGCGTTCACGACTGACGGATGGTTCCGCACCGGCGACATCGTCGAGATTCGCCCCGACGACTACATCGCCTTCCGCGAGCGCGCGAAACAGATTCTCGTCCTCTCGACGGGCAAGAACGTCGCTCCCGG
This genomic stretch from Haloprofundus salilacus harbors:
- a CDS encoding DUF5518 domain-containing protein; the protein is MAELNWRAIAIGFVVTLVLGLLSGNAIPLTDLTLPVIGWGLTGVVGGLAAGYVAGHGMGNGAVNGIVATTIGAVLVYAVLALLGTVLLGFVGLSFALVGLLFLGLYAVPGAVGGAVGAMLKRPSPAEQGQPASR
- a CDS encoding MBL fold metallo-hydrolase, with protein sequence MAIADVAPVPGTEDTYYVDTGMYATEAYGSVFLVDADRPVIIDTGIGTHYEYILDAIDDVGIDPEAVAYILPTHVHLDHAGGAGFLAEACPNATVLCHDIGVRHLIDPSRLVEGTKAAVEDQWEFYVEPKPVPEDRIDGLEDGDEIDLGDRTLDVIHAPGHAPHQVMFHDRATDALYTGDAAGIWIPSENAIRQTSPPSQFDLERCLEDVNTIVERDPETLCFGHFGSREFSEELMSEYKRVLVEWVEAVRRRREELDGDEAVIDHFVEHTEMVDTWGKRKATAEERLNVRGVLGYLDYRDGQRE
- a CDS encoding nuclear transport factor 2 family protein translates to MDHVAAVRAYYSALDEHDYSALSDLLAPTFVHDRPDRTLDGREAFVSFMRDDRPNKRTSHELDELYENDDGSELVVRGRLLDADGERLFHFVDVHRFEDGVVVELRTFARRE
- a CDS encoding AMP-dependent synthetase/ligase; this translates as MEWRDAEATYESEVVGQTTLPVMFEESAERNANRIAQRYKGGLYDRSLAPDVVSAAAADEYGQVSYAEMRDIVRNLAAGFRELGLETGDRVGILSHTRMEWAQTDFAVLAAGGVVTTVYTSSSEQQVTYLLGDPDASGVVVENAELLRKVLAVEDELDLDFIVVVDDLADGTGMGGALRDRDDILTLGDLHDRGAAAFDERTYESWLDERGPDDLASLIYTSGTTGRPKGVRLTHRNFRSNVNQCYRRFGSRHDKGDLPVIDTQSTTLSFLPLAHVFERLAGHFLMFAAGATVAYAESPDTLREDFQLVRPTVGTSVPRVYEKLYGAIRTQASESPVKKRIFEWASGVGREYHTAESPGTFLTAKHRLADRLVFEQVREALGGRIDFFISGGGSLSPELCALYHGMGLPILEGYGLTETSPVVAVNPPENPQTGTIGPPVHDVEVRVDDSVVGQKTRESAAGEVGELLVKGPNVTQGYWNRPEETEQAFTTDGWFRTGDIVEIRPDDYIAFRERAKQILVLSTGKNVAPGPIEDAFASSALVEQCMVLGDGRKFVSALVVPNFEGVREWAEHEGIDLPDDPKAICRNDRVYERIEAEIEAANANFESYERIKQFRLVPEEFTEDNDLMTPTMKKKRRNILDSYADQVDLLYEGR
- a CDS encoding SHOCT domain-containing protein, giving the protein MTEKATRVVRIGLVALAMLVVLPLLTMVLVGGPTMGPWMGGHMVGDAWGGDWGTFAFMFVWMLVPLLAVLGGGYLLFRAFDDDSHDDRTLEELRFAYACGELTDEEYETRRQRLESET
- a CDS encoding DUF367 family protein, yielding MELHVRYEGDDDPTKCTARKLARFDLAELHRTDRAAPRGVVLNPHADQALSPADEPRAADRGLVALDCSWESAERAMFTLGGIHRALPFLVAGNPVNFGRPMELTTVEALAAALCIFGYDDYAEEILSKFTWGHTFLELNEEPLRRYADCADSTEVVEVQGEYLDRE
- a CDS encoding DUF5518 domain-containing protein; its protein translation is MTDWRAVGVGFVVLLVVGAVGLSIPIVGQVGAGLIGGFAAGYLAGGTLGRGAWHGLVAGSISGIVLTVFVALLGGLLGFAGGPLGGLVAGGGILVVGAMITLLFAVDSALAGAVGAWAKN
- a CDS encoding NOG1 family protein; its protein translation is MIFENLPTTPRSEELIDKAFSRAARAGRAKTGLEAQESMLQTAANILSDNVQNVVTAWPDFETVDPFYYELADAVLRRQGTFAAESDELEGDGGVDTLRQSLANLTWAGRQIKELHREYVSKLRRSDTDTARKHRKQAFARMADIIEQVEDDLLRVSEARDALKNLPDVRPDEPAIVVAGYPNVGKSSFVNAVTRASNEIASYPFTTKAVQLGHFERNRIRYQIIDTPGLLDRPEAERNDIERQAVSALEHLADAVLFVVDASGDCGYPLDAQLELRDEMQRRFDVPVLTICNKSDRSTDVEADAYMSITENDGVDNVLDMAVDAVGFEPDIPPSRRE
- the serS gene encoding serine--tRNA ligase translates to MLSRQYLREHAEEVRAALDQRGMDDVDLDRILAVDEEWRSLKSEGDDLRHNRNQVSSKIGQLKAEGKDDEADEAIARSQELKEELQAVEQRADELETELQEALLELPNVPHEDVPVGDDESDNVEDRRWGFDDLRELPDEVTPHYELGEELDIIDEQRAAKTTGSGFYFLKGEGAMLEHALIQFFLDVHREQGYVDLFPPIPVKSTSMVGTGQLPKFAEDAYRIGGSETENYDDDDLWLCPTAEVPVTNMYADEILLKEDLPMKHQAYTPNFRREAGEHGTETRGIVRVHQFNKVELVNFVEPDESYDRLEALVEEAEEVLKRLGLPYRVLTLCTGDLTFASAKTYDIEVWAPGTESDDGPERGGRWLEVSSASNFEEFQARRAGLRYRPERHESAEYLHTLNASGTAVGRIMVALLEYYQNDDGTVTVPEALRPYMGGREVIEGHEPVGESAVGAGKKD